In Danaus plexippus chromosome 6, MEX_DaPlex, whole genome shotgun sequence, a single window of DNA contains:
- the LOC116778452 gene encoding myosin-IIIb-like yields the protein MRSDVAYRGLSQHVELDRAADPRDRFTLQELIGEGTYGEVYCAKDKKSGKRVAIKILENIAENIEEIEEEFLVFRDLSSHPNIPEFFGLFLKRGVSSEDDQIWFVMELCTGGSVTDLCAGMRSRGSRLTEPQLAYVLRGTVRALTHLHAHRCMHRDVKGHNILLTENAEVKLVDFGVSSHLAATVARRNTSVGTPYWMAPEVIACEQQLDQSYDSRCDVWSVGITAIELAEGEPPLSGLHPMRALFQIPRNPPPTLSHPEIFSPQLADFISECLVKDMNQRPFARELLEHPLLLAVNNFEDKIRKELHAEIKRQRADGRKSRAPEATTKRGKLKSHRKAKPEKMYTDDLATLETLTEDAIVEQLQKRYSQNQIYTYIGDILVAVNPFTDIGIYTTKTQQLYQGRCRSDNSPHIYAVADAAHQALMHQKQNQAIVISGESGAGKTESANLLLKQLVFLSKTQYGNLEDKILQVNPIMEAFGNARTGINANSSRFGKYLDLAIMRVGRISGARISVYLLEQSRVVHQALGESNFHVFYYLYDGLESEGRWRKFYLDEQLKSRHRYLQPLSVVHRDHNLHRWRQLNQAFKVVGFQDEEVQIIYRMLAAILHLGDIEFAETAGEHNSDNKATIIDTAPLHRASCLLGVETSDLRECLTSSSVVTKGETIARYHSPTEAAVARDATSRGIYARAFDRIVERINALLSQNRPQSDQLSIGILDIFGFENFTRNSFEQLCINIANEQIQYYFNQHIFTWEQQEYMAEGVPVDLVEFSDNRPVLDMLLSRPMGLLALLDEESRFPRSTDRSLIEKFHRNIKSKFYVRPKSNAVCFAIHHFAGRVVYQADGFLEKNRNFLPPEVVQLMRQSQYDIIRFLFQCPITKTGNLFSSFHGDMEARSLESPTGIIRDRFNSRGLASQSRAQQTVSTYFRFSLMELLQKMVSGTPQFIRCLKPNDSRSPKHFDSAKILKQLRYTGVLETIRIRQNGFSHRLTFEEFLKRYGFLAYSYDEEFKPNRDSCRLLLLRLKMDGWALGKSKVFLKYYHVEVLARIYEEQIRKVVLVQACVRGWLARRNYLRLKAQMAISVLTLQRHVRGWLTRKRLKERQKQLAREFQKGQQEQENQRKQRNAGVPNNNKGMLAKVLRRINTEESDNGKTNSSNKENIDSKAAVVIQSHFRGYNTRRRMAKNRQAPPPPQHAAPAPPTQQHIMQQFSVQERAAQLQNFAEQIHNQNQEVHKNLRRNKPGIRLRDVQKPPEEYHPPPGFSVVPGIIKEQRTQVERDASRLSRSNDNERDSKDKPLQTNKNWPNLPCNRQCSGLVSNKINQLVKQTQKNTPPPRPVYNSANDPESDLRKILRNSPEMLATPVFSSDEDYTDGPFRFKQLLRPTLGPTESLRKRKVRASSGRSPWMSDSSQDSNSSKELYNKRRPQISMGVYYN from the exons ATGCGCAGTGACGTGGCGTACCGGGGTCTCTCGCAGCACGTAGAGTTAGATCGGGCTGCTGACCCTCGGGACAGGTTCACACTGCAAGAGCTGATAGGTGAAGGAACGTATGGAGAAGTATATTGCGCTAAAGACAAAAAGTCCGGCAAACGAGTGGCTATAAAG attttagaaaatattgctgaaaatattgaagaaattGAAGAAGAATTTCTTGTATTTAGAGATTTGTCAAGTCACCCTAATATACCAGAATTTTTCGGTCTCTTCTTAAAGCGGGGAGTCTCTTCTGAAGATGATCAAATATGGTTTGTCATGGAG ttatgTACTGGGGGTTCTGTGACCGATTTGTGTGCAGGAATGCGATCTAGGGGTAGTCGTTTAACAGAACCACAATTAGCATATGTTCTTAGAGGAACGGTCCGAGCTTTGACTCATCTTCATGCTCATCGATGTATGCACCGTGACGTCAAAGGACATAACATACTTTTAACCGAAAATGCTGAGGTAAAACTTGTCGATTTTGGAGTATCATCACATTTGGCAGCTACAGTGGCAAGAAGAAACACATCTGTTGGTACTCCTTATTGGATGGCGCCAGAG gTGATTGCTTGTGAGCAGCAATTGGATCAATCCTATGATTCTCGATGTGATGTTTGGTCAGTAGGTATAACTGCTATTGAATTAGCAGAAGGAGAACCACCGCTATCAGGGTTACATCCAATGCGAGCATTATTTCAAATCCCACGAAACCCGCCACCTACTTTATCTCATCCTGAAATATTTTCACCTCAGTTAGCTGATTTTATATCTGAATGCTTAGTCAAAGATATGAACCAAAGACCATTCGCTCGAGAGCTTTTAGAACATCCATTATTATTAGCAGTCAATAACTTTGAGGATAAA ATTCGTAAAGAACTACATGCTGAAATTAAAAGGCAAAGAGCTGATGGTAGAAAAAGCCGTGCTCCGGAGGCTACAACTAAGAGAGGAAAACTTAAATCACATAGAAAAGCCAAACCAGAAAAAATGTACACGGATGACTTGGCTACTCTCGAAACTCTGACAGAGGATGCAATTGTCGAGCAACTACAAAAACGATATTCACAGaatcaaatttatacatacattggAGATATATTGGTTGCAGTTAATCCCTTTACTGATATAGGAATATACACCACTAAG acgCAACAACTATATCAAGGTCGCTGCCGGTCCGACAATTCTCCCCATATTTATGCTGTAGCTGATGCTGCTCACCAAGCCTTGATgcatcaaaaacaaaatcagGCCATTGTTATATCTGGAGAAAGCGGCGCCGGGAAAACTGAATCAGCCAATCTTCTTTTGAAACAACTAGTCTTTTTGTCAAAA actCAATATGGTAACTTAGAAGATAAAATTCTGCAAGTTAATCCAATTATGGAAGCTTTCGGTAATGCACGCACCGGTATTAACGCAAACAGCTCGCGATTTGGAAAATATCTAGACCTGGCCATAATGAGAGTTGGCAGAATATCTGGAGCACGCatatctgtttatttattagaacagTCCAGAGTTGTTCATCAGGCAtt ggGAGAAAGTAATTTCCACGTCTTTTATTACCTGTATGATGGATTAGAAAGCGAAGGTCGTTGGAGAAAATTCTACCTGGATGAGCAATTAAAATCCAGACATCGATATTTGCAACCTTTATCTGTTGTTCATCGAGATCATAATTTACATCGATGGCGTCAGTTGAATCAAGCTTTTAAG GTGGTTGGTTTTCAAGATGAAGaagtacaaattatatacagaaTGCTCGCGGCTATTTTGCACCTCGGAGACATAGAATTCGCGGAAACTGCTGGCGAACATAATTCTGACAATAAAGCGACAATCATAGATACAGCACCTTTGCATAGAG CTTCTTGTCTATTGGGTGTGGAAACAAGTGATCTTCGAGAATGCTTGACTAGCAGTAGTGTGGTTACAAAGGGTGAAACAATTGCTCGCTACCATTCACCCACAGAAGCCGCAGTTGCGAGAGACGCCACGTCCAGGGGAATTTACGCAAGAGCTTTCGACCGAATCGTTGAGAGAATAAATGCACTTCTTTCTCAAAATAGACCTCAGAG TGATCAGTTATCGATTGGAATTCTTGATATTTTCGGCTTTGAAAACTTCACTAGAAACTCTTTTGAACAACTATGCATAAACATAGCAAATgaacaaatacaatattatttcaaccAACATATATTCACATGGGAACAGCAAGAATATATGGCTGAGGGTGTGCCAGTTGATCTTGTTGAATTTTCTGATAATAGGCCTGTTTTGGATATGCTTCTTTCAAGACCAATGGGTTTACTTGCTCTACTTGACGAAGAAAGCAGATTTCCACGTTCCACAGACAGAAGCTTAattg aaaaatttcatCGTAACATTAAAAGCAAATTTTACGTTCGACCAAAGTCAAATGCCGTGTGCTTTGCCATTCATCACTTTGCTGGCCGTGTTGTGTATCAAGCGGATGGGTTCTTAGagaaaaatagaaatttctTACCACCAGAAGTGGTACAGTTAATGCGACAGAGCCAATACGATatcataagatttttattccaaTGTCCAATAACAAAAACCGGTAATCTTTTTTCTTCATTCCACGGGGACATGGAGGCCAGAAGTTTAGAGAGTCCAACTGGAATTATAAGg gatcGGTTTAACAGTCGAGGTCTTGCATCACAGTCAAGGGCTCAACAAACTGTATCAACATATTTTCGGTTCTCTTTAATGGAATTACTTCAAAAGATGGTTAGTGGGACACCGCAGTTCATAAGGTGTCTTAAACCAAACGATTCTCGATCACCTAAACATTTTGATTCAGCTAAGATACTTAAACAACTAAGGTACACGGGAGTATTAGAGACGATTCGAATAAGACAAAATGGATTTTCTCATCGGCTTACATTTGAGGAATTCTTGAAAAG GTATGGATTTTTAGCCTATAGTTACGATGAAGAATTCAAGCCTAATAGAGATTCATGTCGACTGCTCTTACTGCGTCTTAAAATGGACGGTTGGGCACTCGGAAAGTCTAAGGTTTTTCTCAAATACTATCACGTTGAAGTTCTTGCTAGAATTTATGAAGAACAG ATAAGAAAAGTAGTATTGGTACAAGCCTGTGTTAGAGGTTGGTTAGCTCGACGTAACTATTTACGATTAAAGGCCCAGATGGCAATATCAGTGCTTACATTACAAAGACATGTACGCGGGTGGCTTACAAGAAAGAGGCTAAAAGAGAGACAAAAACAATTGGCAAGGGAATTCCAAAAAGGGCAACAGGAGCAGGAAAACCAAAGGAAGCAACGAAATGCgg GTGttccaaataataataaaggtaTGTTGGCCAAAGTATTAAGAAGAATAAACACCGAAGAATCAGATAACGGGAAGACAAATTCAAGCAACAAAGAGAATATAGATTCCAAAGCTGCTGTTGTTATACAAAGTC ATTTCCGTGGCTACAACACACGTCGTCGTATGGCTAAAAACCGCCAGGCACCGCCACCGCCACAGCACGCAGCACCGGCTCCACCAACGCAGCAACATATCATGCAGCAGTTCTCTGTGCAAGAGAGAGCAGCTCAATTGCAAAACTTTGCTGAACAG ATTCACAACCAAAATCAAGaggtacataaaaatttacgcCGAAATAAGCCAGGTATACGTCTTCGAGATGTACAGAAGCCTCCAGAAGAATATCATCCTCCTCCAGGATTTAGTGTTGTCCCTGGTATTATAAAAGAACAGCGGACGCAAGTTGAACGAGATGCAAGTCGACTTTCAAG atctAACGATAACGAGAGGGACAGTAAGGACAAGCCCctgcaaacaaataaaaactggcCAAATTTGCCTTGCAATAGGCAATGTAGCGGTCTTGTAAG taacaaaattaatcaacTTGTGAAGCAAACGCAAAAAAATACACCTCCACCCCGTCCTGTTTACAATTCAGCTAATGATCCGGAATCAGATCTGCGCAAAATACTTCGAAATTCACCAGAAATGCTCGCAACACCCGTGTTTAGTTCAGACGAAGATTACACTGATGGACCTTTTAGATTCAAACAGCTACTGCGGCCAACTCTTGGTCCCACTGAAAGCTTAAGGAAGCGTAAAGTACGTGCTTCATCAGGTCGTAGTCCTTGGATGTCAGACAGCTCCCAAGACAGTAACAGTTCTAAAGAGCTGTATAACAAAAGACGTCCACAAATAAGCATgggtgtttattataattaa